Proteins co-encoded in one Methylobacterium sp. WL1 genomic window:
- a CDS encoding NAD(P)-dependent oxidoreductase, translated as MAKVAFLGLGVMGGPMAGHLAKKGHDVTVYNRTTPKAEAWVKAHGGAFAATPREAVAGAEIVFACVGNDDDLRSVVLGDDGALAGMASGAVFVDHTTASAEVARELAEVAQAKGLGFIDAPVSGGQAGAENGVLTVMCGGEPATYAKVEAAIGSFARACRLMGPVGSGQLTKMVNQICIAGLVQGLSEGVHFAKRAGLDVEAVLDVISKGAAGSWQMENRGKTMNQGQFEFGFAVDWMRKDLGILLDEARRNGAKLPVSALVDQFYAEVQSMGGNRWDTSSLVARLER; from the coding sequence ATGGCGAAGGTCGCATTCCTGGGTCTCGGCGTGATGGGCGGCCCGATGGCCGGACACCTCGCCAAGAAGGGCCACGACGTCACCGTCTACAACCGGACCACCCCCAAGGCCGAGGCCTGGGTGAAGGCCCATGGCGGCGCCTTCGCGGCGACGCCCCGGGAGGCCGTCGCGGGCGCCGAGATCGTGTTCGCCTGCGTGGGCAACGACGACGACCTGCGCAGCGTCGTGCTGGGCGACGACGGCGCGCTCGCCGGCATGGCGTCCGGTGCGGTGTTCGTCGACCACACCACCGCGTCGGCCGAGGTCGCCCGGGAACTCGCCGAGGTCGCCCAGGCCAAGGGGCTTGGCTTCATCGACGCGCCGGTCTCCGGCGGCCAGGCCGGCGCCGAGAACGGCGTGCTCACCGTGATGTGCGGCGGCGAGCCGGCGACCTACGCCAAGGTCGAGGCGGCGATCGGGTCCTTCGCCCGCGCCTGCCGGCTGATGGGCCCGGTGGGTTCCGGCCAGCTCACCAAGATGGTCAACCAGATCTGCATCGCCGGCCTGGTCCAGGGGCTGTCCGAGGGCGTCCACTTCGCCAAGCGCGCCGGCCTCGACGTGGAGGCCGTGCTCGACGTGATCTCCAAGGGCGCCGCCGGCTCCTGGCAGATGGAGAACCGCGGCAAGACCATGAACCAGGGCCAGTTCGAGTTCGGCTTCGCGGTCGACTGGATGCGCAAGGACCTGGGCATCCTGCTGGACGAGGCCCGCCGCAACGGCGCCAAGCTCCCGGTCTCGGCCCTGGTCGACCAGTTCTACGCCGAGGTGCAGTCCATGGGCGGCAACCGCTGGGACACGTCGAGCCTGGTGGCGCGCCTGGAGCGCTGA